CCACATAATACTATCACAGATAAACACGCTGAAAAAAATCCTTAATCTCTACTGAAATAATTAAGCAACTACAGTTATTTGTGTTTATACAATACATAATCCACTGAAATTTACTATCTCAGAATTATTTCCCAATTAGAAGATTGTCCAAATCTTGTTTAGTAGGCCCATCTATGTCATTGTTTTACTAAAGCATCAGACGACATTTgaatagaaaatatattttccttttcgaaGGGACTAGGAGATTGAATCTAGCtataagaagaatgaagaatgCTTGGCCCATTACAGAGTTAGAGACAACGAGCACTCTGCTCCTATCTTACTTGGACTTGTGGGTTTCAAACCATAATATTAGTTTATCTTCTTTGAATAATTCTAACTTCCAATTCTCTTTCTTATTACTCCCATCTAGATAAGAAGTTTTATGAACTTGCCAATCTTTATAGAAGCTTGCTATTGTTACAGGCTACAAGGGGTTCCCTTAACCAAGTCACTACCTATGAGTCGTTGGCTCATCCTTTAATAGGCAAGTCAAAGCCTTAGTAGTCTCCTCTCACTACTTAGGAGCTTACAGGTTTCATGTTCTAGGTTAAAACTATTTCGGTGCAAACCACGAGAGAGGTACCAAATCAAGGCATATTCTAAATATTACATATAACCTCCAAAGAAAGTCAAGGTTGCAAGCGAGACAATGAAGGATAAGcttcatcaacaagaggaaacAGCTTCAGTCACACTCTAAGACCCCTAAATACACGCTCAATGATAAAAGGAGGAAGGGATATAGAGACAGTTTGCATAGATAGGGCCACCCTTGAAAGAGTGCATTTGAAAGAGTGCATTATAGGTCAATGATCAAGTGCTCTTGCGCCAACAATTTCATGGGTTACAGATACTCTATGGAAAATGTACATTCAGTTAAGCTTTTCTCCTCTTTCAGAAAATAAAACTCTTGCACAGGTAAATGAGCTCAGAAAAAATGTGTCTAAGCAGTGAAACAGGAGCGGGCCAGGTCTCCATGTTCAAGCTAATACATGATGAACCCAGTATGGACTACGAAAAACTGTTTGCCATGCAACAGTATAAGGGAAAGCTACGTCATATCTTTTGAAGTGAATTTAAGGGCATGATATTTACCGTTCGCGCTTTGGGCCTAGGAGTTCCAAGATGTTATCTATTGGTATAGCGAAGCTCATCCCAGGTGCAGTTTTTGAACAGAAAACATTAATTCCAACAAGTTCTTTGTCAATGTTGAAAAGAGGACCCCCTGAATTTCCCTTTACCAGAAAATAGAAACAAGTTATTGTTGGAAATACTTTCGTACTAAAGAAGTGCTATCATCAGGTAAAAGAGCAAACTGATATTGCAGAAAGATGTGCGCATAAATAAAACCAACTAAATCAGAAAATAAGCTCTCTTTCTTTAAATTCACATTGCAGCCTTAATCAAGGAAGGAAGTTCTATTCACAAAGCATGCCAAGTCAATGTTAGCCTTTGCCTCACCGGCGGGTCACCTTTCCCAAGATAGGCCCAAGAAAGATAGGAACCTTCATCCCCCTTTTAGGCGTAGTGGCGCATCCCTAAGTGTCCTCTTGAGCCTGCCTACTTTATTAGGACGAGATCTGAGGTTCACTTTCCAGTCTGTCAGATAAGTTATTTTCTTTCACACAAGACATTCTTGGTCCTTCTGATTTTAGAACAAATTTGGCAAGCTCTTCTTCCAGGAAAATCTTTGGTTGCAGCCAATACATATAGACCCAAGGTACATAATCCACTGGATCATGTGGACCCTTAGGAATCACATGCATTGGACCTACTGCTACCGGCGCAGACAATGACGTCTCCTTCTTCAAGGCCTGGTAGTAATTTTTGGAGTGGGTCCTACCTCATTTCCACGATCAGTAGATAGGTCAAATTTAGCTCTATCGAGAGAGCAGGACATATGTTCGTCCCAGTCCGTCTCTCAAGTAAGAGAAGAAGCAACTAAGAGACTCAAATGGGGTTGGGGGGGTGTCGCCCTAACGTCCAATGGCTGGCTGCTgtgcagaaaaaaaaagaatttgtttcccTGGAGAGTTTCCAAAGTAAGCGAGGCTTGAGCTACATATGGCTGGTTTTCAAACTTAGCTAGAGGCGATATTGCTTATCCTATATGCATATACAACTGCCAACGTAGAACTGAAAGTATAAAAGCAAACGCATGTTTGGGCACTTTTTCCACAGGTGGAGGCTCATCTTACTTGAGCGATTGAACAATCCAACTGCATAAAATCTCTTTCCACTCCTTTTTCGTGCAGCTTGCTGCTTGGGCGGCACTCAGAGCTGGATCAAGCACGAAAAAAGGCATGAGCATCACTCACAATTAGTATTTAGCAAAACAGTGGTAGAgggggaaaaggaaagggaagataTTTCATTCCAATACCAGTACAATAAGTAATCaagataaatctttttttggtaTTCACTGACAGACATGTGTACGGCCTTAACAGATCCTAAACCTATTCCAGTTCTTAAGTACCTTATGATACCCAAAGTAACAGTATATGTTAGGGAAAGCGGGCAGCCAATGGCAATCACCAAGTGCCCAGGGCGAAGCTTGCTTGCGGAGCCAATTTTTGCCTTCGAAAATCCATTCCTAGTTGGAGAACTAATCTTCAATAGGGCAATGTCAAGATCCAAATAAGCAACAACCAATCTGCTCTTGTATCGTTCGCCATCCCGTAAATATACAAAAATCTGTGACATTTCACATTATGTAAGCCAAGAGCCACAAATCCAGAAAGTACCCAGTGTTTAGACTCAATCAAGAGCAAGATGATTGCTCAACTCAATTCATCTCATCAACATTGAATTCCTGTATTACATATTTCAACTACATGCTTTTTGCGACAACACTGGCAAAGAACTACAACATACAATATAAACacaacatttttacattttatttgttcaatgaaGCGTTGTTTATATTCTGCATGGCAACTCCAAATATAAATAGCTAAAAAAGACAAGACTGATGGAGGGATATTCTAAACATGTCTTATGTAAATGCTTTGAGCAGTAAGAAAATGCATTTATCGAGATGCAGCATAACTATGATAGAATGGCGATCTCATATATGCCAACATTTGTTTACCATCCACACTGAATAATTGTATATGTGCATACATCCAGCAGCATTTTTAAGTTCATAGAAAGTTAAAGGCCATCGCCCAAATAAATAAACTGGACAAGAAAGCAAATCCCCAAACTTCCCATCAGGTAAACTTACCTGGCCACCTTGAGAGATTTCATGAGCACATGTTAAAATGAGGCCATCCTCCCGAATAATGATACCAGAACACATTCCCTCTGACTCTGTAAGTAGGGAAACGTAGTCAGTGAATAACCAAGCAAAGTCATTTACAGTAAAAAAGGCAGCTACAAAGCATGCTATACCCTGGTCAAAAACATGTATGGTAACAACTGCAGAAGCAGCCTCTTTAGCAACATCGGCAATGGTGTCTCTGCCAAGACTCTCGCGATAAACTTTTGAGCTTTCTTGAGTTTCATAACATGGATTAGCCGAGAGAGTAGGCAGATGAAGCTTCCCTGCCATTCGTTAACCTCAAAGTGAACACATAATTGTGAAAAATCAAAACCCTTGGAAGCCTTCAACAAAAAATGTCTAATCAGAACAAGGAACAAACCGCATTTCTGATTGTCTGAGGAAGGCACTGCTGGAAAGGACAGTGTATGTTGCATATGCACTCGCAGAAGATTTGAGACTGGTCCTGTAATTTCTGCCATTGGAGTCGCCAAAATGtacaaggaaaggaaaattttggttGATAGACTATTCAACTACACAAGTTATGTGACACTGAAATTCTGCAAGAGACCTGCCTGCCACTTATATAGAAATGGTTGTGTGTAGACAAGGAGCCAAAGTCAATCTTTTTCCCTTGCtgttatttttgtattttcctcaTCACCGCACTATAAGGATGATCCAATCTGCAAGGAACATGACGGGGGACTTTTCTGATCTAACAAATAAAGAAGAAAGTCAAATTAAGTGGGACAATCAAGCACTCCGAAACAAAAGGACTTCTCTCAAATGGAAACTGCAATGACACCAATGATCAAGCCAATCCCACATGCCTCCTGTCTCTGAGTGACCCAACATAAAGTAGGGTGATGGTAGAAGATCGTCAGCAAATAACAGATCAGAGTCAGAGTTCGCACCTAACAAACAAGAACCGTAAAATGGAAACGAATCACAATT
This region of Eucalyptus grandis isolate ANBG69807.140 chromosome 8, ASM1654582v1, whole genome shotgun sequence genomic DNA includes:
- the LOC104415571 gene encoding putative protease Do-like 14 isoform X2, translated to MQHTLSFPAVPSSDNQKCGKLHLPTLSANPCYETQESSKVYRESLGRDTIADVAKEAASAVVTIHVFDQESEGMCSGIIIREDGLILTCAHEISQGGQIFVYLRDGERYKSRLVVAYLDLDIALLKISSPTRNGFSKAKIGSASKLRPGHLVIAIGCPLSLTYTVTLGIISSECRPSSKLHEKGVERDFMQLDCSIAQGNSGGPLFNIDKELVGINVFCSKTAPGMSFAIPIDNILELLGPKRERNAVQPESGWIIYDFYGMMINQRDPSFPDQQGVRVLKVRGGSSAERAGIKQGDWILKFNGIPIHGDIREIMHVLKGKYGQMIYVTLKGREGAATRVDPDPENHHAPRISNLPRSKM
- the LOC104415571 gene encoding putative protease Do-like 14 isoform X1, which gives rise to MAEITGPVSNLLRVHMQHTLSFPAVPSSDNQKCGKLHLPTLSANPCYETQESSKVYRESLGRDTIADVAKEAASAVVTIHVFDQESEGMCSGIIIREDGLILTCAHEISQGGQIFVYLRDGERYKSRLVVAYLDLDIALLKISSPTRNGFSKAKIGSASKLRPGHLVIAIGCPLSLTYTVTLGIISSECRPSSKLHEKGVERDFMQLDCSIAQGNSGGPLFNIDKELVGINVFCSKTAPGMSFAIPIDNILELLGPKRERNAVQPESGWIIYDFYGMMINQRDPSFPDQQGVRVLKVRGGSSAERAGIKQGDWILKFNGIPIHGDIREIMHVLKGKYGQMIYVTLKGREGAATRVDPDPENHHAPRISNLPRSKM